One region of Salvelinus namaycush isolate Seneca chromosome 3, SaNama_1.0, whole genome shotgun sequence genomic DNA includes:
- the LOC120044078 gene encoding meteorin-like protein, translated as MSPTLSLIFMYVLFLCCLSPCAADLCNWTGSGLAREAEANSRTVQQVRLRCTEGSVEWVYPGQALRVVLEPNLSSARHTTVCIKPFRSFNGASVYIERAGELDLLMTDGGRPEQVFCFPADGPQKPAIFLLANPQRDISQRAVGFRYELLGNRTTAPNLGQSVLQASCRPCNDTELLLAICSSDFVVRGSIRSVSHNAERQTSLVEVSEGRVYRQRSGVFERHTGTIGVPGSSSSWHGHIHTLLQCHVKPGGGEFLFTGTEHFGEAWLGCAPRYKDFMSLYQSAWAARQNPCEFPLD; from the exons ATGTCGCCAACTCTAAGTCTGATTTTCATGTATGTACTGTTCCTGTGCTGTTTGTCTCCCTGCGCGGCAGACCTATGCAACTGGACTGGAAG TGGTTTGGCGCGTGAGGCTGAGGCTAACTCGCGGACTGTGCAGCAGGTGCGGCTGCGTTGCACGGAGGGTTCGGTGGAGTGGGTCTACCCGGGCCAGGCGCTTCGGGTCGTCCTGGAACCCAACCTGTCCTCTGCGCGCCACACAACGGTCTGTATCAAACCGTTCCGCAGCTTCAACGGCGCGAGCGTCTACATCGAGCGGGCTGGGGAACTGGACCTGTTGATGACGGATGGAGGGCGGCCGGAGCAGGTGTTCTGTTTCCCGGCGGACGGACCTCAGAAGCCAGCCATCTTCCTCCTGGCAAACCCGCAGAGGGATATCAGCCAACGCGCAGTAGGCTTCAGATATGAGTTGCTGGGCAATCGGACCACTGCGCCCAACCTCGGCCAAAGTGTGTTGCAGG cTAGCTGCCGTCCCTGCAATGACACAGAGCTCCTCCTGGCCATCTGCAGCAGTGACTTTG TGGTTCGCGGCTCCATCAGGAGCGTATCCCACAATGCTGAGCGGCAGACATCGTTGGTGGAGGTCTCAGAGGGGAGGGTGTACCGGCAGCGTAGCGGGGTGTTTGAGCGCCACACTGGCACCATAGGGGTTCCCGGTTCCAGTTCCTCATGGCACGGTCACATCCACACACTGTTACAGTGTCACGTAAAGCCTGGGGGCGGAGAGTTCCTATTCACAGGGACAGAACACTTTGGGGAGGCCTGGCTGGGTTGTGCCCCCCGCTATAAAGACTTCATGTCCCTCTACCAATCAGCTTGGGCGGCTCGCCAGAACCCCTGTGAGTTCCCGCTGGACTGA